DNA from Tachysurus fulvidraco isolate hzauxx_2018 chromosome 16, HZAU_PFXX_2.0, whole genome shotgun sequence:
CGGATTTTAAGGACTACTTTAGCAATCGTCGCTGGTTGTGCAAGCTGTGAGAGGAGGGTCGTTTTACTTATCGCCGCCGTGTAAATCCACGATCGAGTTGCGGGCGGTGTCGCCAAATCTTCTCAGGGAATGTAGCTAAGgaatgcttaaaaaaatctataaatcatGCCACATATTGTCATGTACTAATTTGTATATCCGTAGAACTGTAAGCACTGATTGGCCATCGGGAACAATGGCGATCAGCAACTGGTCGTCAGGAACATCGACTCATGCAACTATGACAGCTAGCCTCAACACTCCGGTCGCAAGTACGTTGTTCTGATGTGGGTTGGAAAGCCATAGCATACACAGTATAGTTGCTAATACCTGGTCAGAACGTCTCTAGATCCGTTCGGTATAAAGACGCTAAACTGTGTAAACTTTTGTGTGTATACTTGATAGAGTGCCGTTGTGCTTTTTGAATTTGATAAAACACAGAACACGTTTTGATGTGCAAACTGTCATGACAATTGAGCAAATGTGCCAATTAGACTGTAATGTCATCTGGTGACCTCTAGGATCTCATTTCCAATTAGGAACATACATTTCCCATGAcaacttatttgtttttttgtttgattgatttttaaaCCGAACCCAGAAAATCTCGGTAGGTAGAAAAGTACAGAaaagttcatttttaaaaacatttctatatatttcatatttggaACAAGATGCGATACTCACTGGCTCATGACTCTTTAGCAGTCTCTGTGGTGACGGTGTCAATCTCGTTCTCGGTGTCTTCTTTAGTGGCTTTTGGTGACTCCACAGCAGCCGTCTTCACCTCGCTGGCTTCAGCATCTGTCTTTTGACACTCTGGATCTCCGGACACCTCCTGGCCTTTCATTTCTGGTGCTGAAATAACCTTTTGTGCCTCTTCCAAGTCTGTTTGAGGCACATCTTTTGATGGCTCCTGACTTTTGGTGCTGTCTTCTTTCACAGAAATGTCAGAATCTTGCGTTGCACTTTCATCCTTACCCGCCATCGTTGTGTCTATCTTCATGTCTTGGGCCCGCTGACTCTCCTCTTCGACAATCTCAGCATGCTTTGTGCTTTCAAGAGAGGCGGTTTGTACTTGACTGCTCTCCTCCGAAGCCGGTGTCTCTGTGGTTCCACTTGCTTCTTCATTTTGATCTTTTTCAACTTGACATTTACCATCTTCGCTTTCGATGCCGACTGTTTTGTCTTCCTCTGCCTCCTTTTCACCTTTCTTTAATTCAACTTCCTGTTTCACTACATCTGTAGCTAGTTGTGTTGCTTCCACTGAGACTGAGGTTGTCTCATGCTCCTGTGGTTTAATTTCTTCTGCCACAGCTTCCATGACTTTCTCAGAAATCTGAACCGCTTCGCTGACTGGCAATGTCTGAGTAATTTCGGTTGGCTTCTCTTCAGCTTTGTCCTCTGTCTCAGGCTTTATTTCTTCTTGAATTTGTGTATCTACCATAATTTCTTCTTCTGACCCTGGTGCATCTTGTGCCAATCTTTCCtcctcagctgcagatgaaaCCTTTTCAGGTTTTTCTGAGAGGATCTCCTCCACAGGCTTCTCTTCTAACTCTTGTTCCATATGCAATTCACTGAGGTTTTCAACAACATTTTGAAGTACTTCCTGAACAATGACTGTGCTCTGTTCCTGAATGGCTTCTGCTTCCTTCTGCTTAGCTTCCACTTCTTCCTCGTCGGTCTTACCAGCTTCCTCAATCACGGTACTGATGTTGGATGCTGCAACTTCACTGTTTCCATCAACAGAATCACTCACTGAAAGAACCTCAACATCTGTGGTAATGTGGACTTGAGTGAAAATGTTCTCTGTAGCAACCTCACTCTTACCCTCTGCTTCTGTTTTAGAGTCTGAGGGTGGGCAAACACAGACAATCTCTTCTTTCACTGCAATCTCCTCTACTGTAGCGAGGACAGGAATTGGATCTTCCCGAGACACGGTTATCTCAGCCAATAGGGTATCTGCCAGTGATGTCATTTCTTCTGGTACAGTTACTTCTACTTCTACAGATTCTATCTCAACACTGGTGATTGATTCTGAAACATCTTTTAGCTCCTTCACCTCCTCTTCAACAGCAGTAGCTTCAGTGATCTCCACTGTCTGAGCACAGACTGGATGTTCTACAGTTGATTCAACAGGGCTCTCTGCCAACACCTTTGGAGTGTTTTCGGCCACTACTGGTTCCTCGACAATCTCTATCTCCTGTACGGGTGTCATCTCCGCCACTTTGACTGCTGTTGCTTCCTGGATCTCAGTCATCGTATGAACCACTACAGTCTCCTCCATGGTATGTTCCACAGAGGATGGAGGCTGTTCTTTGCATTCAGTTTGAACTTCGTTAACCTGTGCCACGGATACTTTGTCGCCTGCCACTTCAGCTTCTTCTGGTTTTAAAGTTTGGTCCTCTGCAGCCACCTCTACAGACAGTGCCTCAATGACAGCGGTGACAGCTTCCACTGTAGCTTTCGAACGACTTTCTTCTTCTACGGCTTTAATTTCGCTGGTGTCGAGGCCGGTGCAGATGGCTATTGCTTCGCTTTTCTCATGAACAGCCAAGATCACTTTCTCCTCCTTAATGGCCGACTCAATCTGGAATGGGCTTGTAGAGACAACCATACTTTTTGCCTGCTCCTCTGCTACAGTGACAGCCACTGCACTTGATGTAACACTGATAGTTTCTACAGCTTCTTGTAAAATGGCTTCAGCCTTCTTCACAACCCCATCGTCCGGGACTGGTGAAGTCTCACCAGATGTATCAGGTAACTCTGTGATACGTGACAGAGCAGAAACCATTTCAGTTTCCTCTGCTGGCTCAATGGCAGTGACTGCTTCTGAAGTGAACTCTATGATGTCTTCTGCGATCGTGTTATCGGTTGATTTAGGTGTAGCAGCTGTATCCCCTTCCTCTGGTATATCACTTAGTGGCTTTCCTTCAGCCTCATCTTCAGCATTCTCCACAGTAGCTGAGATCCAAGAAGGAGATCTGTCCTCGGCCGATGCTTTTCCAGGAGTGACTGGCGTGACAGGTGTGACCTCGGGTTTTGCCTCTTCTGACTGTTTTTGTTCATCCGTTGCCTTCTCCGATTGTTCGTTATCATACTCTGACAGAGGCACAACAGCAGGTGTGTCAGAATCTTCTTCTGCAGATCCAACATCGGAAGACACCTGTCCTTGTTTAGCATCAgacttcttctttcttctgGGAATTAGTTTTCTAAGCGAGAAGGATGACTCTTCTTTGGGTAGTTCACTGTCAGATGCTGCCTGCTCTGGACCCTGTGCTTCATCAGACTTGTCTTCAGCCTTGGGTTTCTTACGTTGTGTTACCAGCCTTTTGAAGGACTCCCATGTAGAGACAAGCTCTCCTTCTGGCTCTGGAGAAGAAGCCAAATGTTCACGCTCGACCTCC
Protein-coding regions in this window:
- the akap12b gene encoding A-kinase anchor protein 12b isoform X1; translated protein: MGANASAQRDDKSAEDTSAMEERAADLRESRCGHDDDDTVDAKQLQKNGQISVSSLNGKTDEQTDFNGPDEDNTLAEVGQTEAMPQKEESPESVEVLQDEVSPQANGEQEEKCVSADETTPTEEKVAEEKPTESNEVGFKKIFRFVGFKFTLKKDKNEKTEPVQLLTVKETEDGASEAAVEETKVEPVTAEIKPEDEKKPDAPEIETEASAEDAAKTEAESDLPASDAPAETKADGIEETDKTPADEPAEEVETSTDKEKEKEPEPQAESPTSPPSQETQSPFRRFFSQGIFSNLRKKTSFKKSKEEEPIMEKSAEEDIKEAEEKEEVATGGEEQVKEDAEEVETEEQVDKSEVPEKSEAATEQSEAREEETPSAPQEQKEEELKVEVETTSEAAPLQEPEAVEQTTPCEVSETSAAVEKEEIKPTDDTKLTDGKATDSSEEQQTSEKSSAEATTEAEVQDKAKAQGSPLKKLFTGAGLKKLSSKKQKGKKETESKQTESTEQAAEQVQSSAESGEAQKPDSSASSPEESGEHVVGEESPAEANVEVEGEAATSDSEKKKDGILHWASFKKLVTPKKRVKRSSESEDETPGDKPKSATLSSTESAVFEEKAEENKSSGEEKEEAKEESQVDCKTETKAEKTEQTTEEPKKKIDTSVSWEALICVGSAKKRARKTSDSDDEETKIEEEVQKSGEEQTKTAESPIESSQEVEREHLASSPEPEGELVSTWESFKRLVTQRKKPKAEDKSDEAQGPEQAASDSELPKEESSFSLRKLIPRRKKKSDAKQGQVSSDVGSAEEDSDTPAVVPLSEYDNEQSEKATDEQKQSEEAKPEVTPVTPVTPGKASAEDRSPSWISATVENAEDEAEGKPLSDIPEEGDTAATPKSTDNTIAEDIIEFTSEAVTAIEPAEETEMVSALSRITELPDTSGETSPVPDDGVVKKAEAILQEAVETISVTSSAVAVTVAEEQAKSMVVSTSPFQIESAIKEEKVILAVHEKSEAIAICTGLDTSEIKAVEEESRSKATVEAVTAVIEALSVEVAAEDQTLKPEEAEVAGDKVSVAQVNEVQTECKEQPPSSVEHTMEETVVVHTMTEIQEATAVKVAEMTPVQEIEIVEEPVVAENTPKVLAESPVESTVEHPVCAQTVEITEATAVEEEVKELKDVSESITSVEIESVEVEVTVPEEMTSLADTLLAEITVSREDPIPVLATVEEIAVKEEIVCVCPPSDSKTEAEGKSEVATENIFTQVHITTDVEVLSVSDSVDGNSEVAASNISTVIEEAGKTDEEEVEAKQKEAEAIQEQSTVIVQEVLQNVVENLSELHMEQELEEKPVEEILSEKPEKVSSAAEEERLAQDAPGSEEEIMVDTQIQEEIKPETEDKAEEKPTEITQTLPVSEAVQISEKVMEAVAEEIKPQEHETTSVSVEATQLATDVVKQEVELKKGEKEAEEDKTVGIESEDGKCQVEKDQNEEASGTTETPASEESSQVQTASLESTKHAEIVEEESQRAQDMKIDTTMAGKDESATQDSDISVKEDSTKSQEPSKDVPQTDLEEAQKVISAPEMKGQEVSGDPECQKTDAEASEVKTAAVESPKATKEDTENEIDTVTTETAKES
- the akap12b gene encoding A-kinase anchor protein 12b isoform X3; the encoded protein is MLGTITLTVGQTEAMPQKEESPESVEVLQDEVSPQANGEQEEKCVSADETTPTEEKVAEEKPTESNEVGFKKIFRFVGFKFTLKKDKNEKTEPVQLLTVKETEDGASEAAVEETKVEPVTAEIKPEDEKKPDAPEIETEASAEDAAKTEAESDLPASDAPAETKADGIEETDKTPADEPAEEVETSTDKEKEKEPEPQAESPTSPPSQETQSPFRRFFSQGIFSNLRKKTSFKKSKEEEPIMEKSAEEDIKEAEEKEEVATGGEEQVKEDAEEVETEEQVDKSEVPEKSEAATEQSEAREEETPSAPQEQKEEELKVEVETTSEAAPLQEPEAVEQTTPCEVSETSAAVEKEEIKPTDDTKLTDGKATDSSEEQQTSEKSSAEATTEAEVQDKAKAQGSPLKKLFTGAGLKKLSSKKQKGKKETESKQTESTEQAAEQVQSSAESGEAQKPDSSASSPEESGEHVVGEESPAEANVEVEGEAATSDSEKKKDGILHWASFKKLVTPKKRVKRSSESEDETPGDKPKSATLSSTESAVFEEKAEENKSSGEEKEEAKEESQVDCKTETKAEKTEQTTEEPKKKIDTSVSWEALICVGSAKKRARKTSDSDDEETKIEEEVQKSGEEQTKTAESPIESSQEVEREHLASSPEPEGELVSTWESFKRLVTQRKKPKAEDKSDEAQGPEQAASDSELPKEESSFSLRKLIPRRKKKSDAKQGQVSSDVGSAEEDSDTPAVVPLSEYDNEQSEKATDEQKQSEEAKPEVTPVTPVTPGKASAEDRSPSWISATVENAEDEAEGKPLSDIPEEGDTAATPKSTDNTIAEDIIEFTSEAVTAIEPAEETEMVSALSRITELPDTSGETSPVPDDGVVKKAEAILQEAVETISVTSSAVAVTVAEEQAKSMVVSTSPFQIESAIKEEKVILAVHEKSEAIAICTGLDTSEIKAVEEESRSKATVEAVTAVIEALSVEVAAEDQTLKPEEAEVAGDKVSVAQVNEVQTECKEQPPSSVEHTMEETVVVHTMTEIQEATAVKVAEMTPVQEIEIVEEPVVAENTPKVLAESPVESTVEHPVCAQTVEITEATAVEEEVKELKDVSESITSVEIESVEVEVTVPEEMTSLADTLLAEITVSREDPIPVLATVEEIAVKEEIVCVCPPSDSKTEAEGKSEVATENIFTQVHITTDVEVLSVSDSVDGNSEVAASNISTVIEEAGKTDEEEVEAKQKEAEAIQEQSTVIVQEVLQNVVENLSELHMEQELEEKPVEEILSEKPEKVSSAAEEERLAQDAPGSEEEIMVDTQIQEEIKPETEDKAEEKPTEITQTLPVSEAVQISEKVMEAVAEEIKPQEHETTSVSVEATQLATDVVKQEVELKKGEKEAEEDKTVGIESEDGKCQVEKDQNEEASGTTETPASEESSQVQTASLESTKHAEIVEEESQRAQDMKIDTTMAGKDESATQDSDISVKEDSTKSQEPSKDVPQTDLEEAQKVISAPEMKGQEVSGDPECQKTDAEASEVKTAAVESPKATKEDTENEIDTVTTETAKES
- the akap12b gene encoding A-kinase anchor protein 12b isoform X2 → MGANASAQRDDKSAEDTSAMEERAADLRESRCGHDDDDTVDAKLQKNGQISVSSLNGKTDEQTDFNGPDEDNTLAEVGQTEAMPQKEESPESVEVLQDEVSPQANGEQEEKCVSADETTPTEEKVAEEKPTESNEVGFKKIFRFVGFKFTLKKDKNEKTEPVQLLTVKETEDGASEAAVEETKVEPVTAEIKPEDEKKPDAPEIETEASAEDAAKTEAESDLPASDAPAETKADGIEETDKTPADEPAEEVETSTDKEKEKEPEPQAESPTSPPSQETQSPFRRFFSQGIFSNLRKKTSFKKSKEEEPIMEKSAEEDIKEAEEKEEVATGGEEQVKEDAEEVETEEQVDKSEVPEKSEAATEQSEAREEETPSAPQEQKEEELKVEVETTSEAAPLQEPEAVEQTTPCEVSETSAAVEKEEIKPTDDTKLTDGKATDSSEEQQTSEKSSAEATTEAEVQDKAKAQGSPLKKLFTGAGLKKLSSKKQKGKKETESKQTESTEQAAEQVQSSAESGEAQKPDSSASSPEESGEHVVGEESPAEANVEVEGEAATSDSEKKKDGILHWASFKKLVTPKKRVKRSSESEDETPGDKPKSATLSSTESAVFEEKAEENKSSGEEKEEAKEESQVDCKTETKAEKTEQTTEEPKKKIDTSVSWEALICVGSAKKRARKTSDSDDEETKIEEEVQKSGEEQTKTAESPIESSQEVEREHLASSPEPEGELVSTWESFKRLVTQRKKPKAEDKSDEAQGPEQAASDSELPKEESSFSLRKLIPRRKKKSDAKQGQVSSDVGSAEEDSDTPAVVPLSEYDNEQSEKATDEQKQSEEAKPEVTPVTPVTPGKASAEDRSPSWISATVENAEDEAEGKPLSDIPEEGDTAATPKSTDNTIAEDIIEFTSEAVTAIEPAEETEMVSALSRITELPDTSGETSPVPDDGVVKKAEAILQEAVETISVTSSAVAVTVAEEQAKSMVVSTSPFQIESAIKEEKVILAVHEKSEAIAICTGLDTSEIKAVEEESRSKATVEAVTAVIEALSVEVAAEDQTLKPEEAEVAGDKVSVAQVNEVQTECKEQPPSSVEHTMEETVVVHTMTEIQEATAVKVAEMTPVQEIEIVEEPVVAENTPKVLAESPVESTVEHPVCAQTVEITEATAVEEEVKELKDVSESITSVEIESVEVEVTVPEEMTSLADTLLAEITVSREDPIPVLATVEEIAVKEEIVCVCPPSDSKTEAEGKSEVATENIFTQVHITTDVEVLSVSDSVDGNSEVAASNISTVIEEAGKTDEEEVEAKQKEAEAIQEQSTVIVQEVLQNVVENLSELHMEQELEEKPVEEILSEKPEKVSSAAEEERLAQDAPGSEEEIMVDTQIQEEIKPETEDKAEEKPTEITQTLPVSEAVQISEKVMEAVAEEIKPQEHETTSVSVEATQLATDVVKQEVELKKGEKEAEEDKTVGIESEDGKCQVEKDQNEEASGTTETPASEESSQVQTASLESTKHAEIVEEESQRAQDMKIDTTMAGKDESATQDSDISVKEDSTKSQEPSKDVPQTDLEEAQKVISAPEMKGQEVSGDPECQKTDAEASEVKTAAVESPKATKEDTENEIDTVTTETAKES